In the Ctenopharyngodon idella isolate HZGC_01 chromosome 4, HZGC01, whole genome shotgun sequence genome, one interval contains:
- the LOC127510704 gene encoding cornifelin homolog B-like: MTSQQPRPFVMAHTSNQWSSGICDFCQNVPECCFSFWCFPCFACSTARKHGECLCLPLLDGFGCIPPITMAMRVSVRRRYGIQGTICNDCAYSTFCGVCVWCQMSREMNVREQNVTLVNNRAK, from the exons ATGACTTCTCAACAGCCCAGGCCCTTTGTCATGGCACACACCTCCAACCAGTGGAGCTCTGGAATCTGTGACTTCTGCCAGAACGTACCTGAGT GTTGTTTCTCATTTTGGTGCTTTCCCTGTTTTGCCTGTTCGACGGCTCGCAAGCATGGCGAGTGTCTGTGTCTGCCTCTGCTCGATGGATTTGGATGCATTCCTCCAATAACAATGGCCATGCGGGTATCTGTGCGCAGACGCTATGGAATCCAG ggTACTATCTGTAATGACTGTGCTTACTCCACTTTCTGTGGTGTCTGCGTCTGGTGTCAGATGTCTCGAGAAATGAATGTCCGTGAGCAAAATGTCACACTCGTCAACAATCGAGCAAAATGA